In Perca fluviatilis chromosome 11, GENO_Pfluv_1.0, whole genome shotgun sequence, the following proteins share a genomic window:
- the LOC120568893 gene encoding ETS domain-containing transcription factor ERF-like: MQYSCSSSAGHLSSPYWSRTMLFPDWAYKPAWSPGSRQVQLWHFLLELLGRGEGGAIGWGGEWGEFVIRDPERLARLWGERKGKPHMNYDKLSRALRYYYNKRILHKTKGKRFTYKFNFSKLILVNYPGYPPPPPPPPPPPPSHQLVPSGPLPFPLLPTESALPLCGGVGSLMDRGVQSVPHPFLLPCCLPKSIPTPRGALHGHFPYISAPARPGADIREAGLPQLPSALHVSANGWPNKSPAGWDLNHISRSLFSGVKQTEIQGEERRAGNNAQMGERE; the protein is encoded by the exons ATGCAGTACAGCTGTAGCTCTTCAGCAGGACACCTTTCCTCGCCTTACTGGAGTagaa CAATGCTCTTCCCTGACTGGGCCTACAAACCAGCCTGGTCACCGGGCTCCAGGCAGGTCCAGCTGTGGCACTTCCTGTTGGAGCTGCTGGGGCGGGGGGAGGGCGGGGCCATCGGCTGGGGAGGGGAGTGGGGCGAGTTCGTCATCCGGGACCCCGAGAGGCTGGCCAGGCTGTGGGGGGAGAGGAAGGGCAAACCACACATGAACTACGACAAGCTCAGCCGGGCGCTCAG ATACTACTACAACAAACGCATCCTGCACAAGACCAAAGGGAAAAGATTCACCTACAAGTTCAACTTCAGCAAACTCATCCTGGTCAACTATCCAGGATAcccaccacctccaccaccaccaccaccaccacccccgaGCCATCAG CTGGTGCCGAGCGGCCCTCttccctttcctctcctccccacCGAGAGCGCTCTGCCCCTGTGTGGAGGAGTGGGCTCGCTGATGGACAGAG GAGTCCAGTCTGTGCCTCACCCCTTCCTGCTCCCGTGCTGCCTCCCTAAGTCCATCCCGACCCCCAGGGGGGCTCTCCACGGCCACTTTCCCTACATCTCCGCCCCTGCACGTCCGGGGGCCGACATAAGGGAGGCAGGCCTCCCGCAGCTCCCCTCGGCCCTCCATGTGAGCGCCAACGGCTGGCCGAACAAGAGCCCTGCAGGGTGGGATCTGAACCACATCAGTCGAAGCCTGTTTAGTGGAGTGAAGCAGACTGAAAttcaaggagaggagaggagagcggGGAATAACGCACagatgggggagagagagtga